The genomic window CGAAGAATACGTGATAATATCTGGTTGCAAACCTTTTGCCATCATCTCCTCCAGAAGCTCCAATGCACGTTCTGTATTTCCCATCTTTGACAGCCCATCAATAACTGTATTATACGTTATTAACACTGGGGCACAACCTTTACTACCTAGTTGGTTAAGTAACTCAACTGCAACGTCTACCTTCCCATCTTTGCACAAAGCCGTAAGCAGTGTATTATAAGTCACAATATCAGGATAACACCCTCTAGAAACCATTATATCCAAATACTCAATTGCTCGatccattttcttttctttgcagAACCCATGCAACAATGGATTATAACTTAGTGAATTTGGAGTGCAACCATGTTCTGGCATTTTGTCTAAGATATTGATGGCCCGACCTAATAAACCCTTCCTGCACAAGAAATTGATCAAAATATTGAAGGTAACAACACTAGGTGAACATCCTTTTCGCAGCATATCTGACAAAAGTTTTTCAGCATCCATCCACCTTCCAGTGCTACACATACTCCGAAGAATTATATTATGGGTGATGACATTAGGTTGACAACCATAGGAAGGCATGTTATTCAAGAACTTcatagcttcatccaatcttcCTTCCTTGCAAATCCCATTGATAAGAACATTATAAGTAACAACATCAGGTTTACAACCTTTACTCCTCATTTCATCAACGAGTTTCATAGCTTGTCCAACCCCACTCTCTCTACAAGTCGCTTCAATCAAAATCGTATATGTAATTACGTCAGGGTAACATTCCTTCTGCAGCTGAAGATCTAGCACTTCCATAGCTTGTCTCAACTTGCCACTATCACATAAACTTCTCAATATCGTATTATAAGTAACAACATCGGGAGGAACACTCATTCGATCCAAAACATTCAATGCGTTATCAATTTCACCCAATTTGCAGTACCCACTAATCAACACATTATAAGTTATAACATCTGGAATAGCCCCtgaattctcaagaatttctaAAACCCTCGTAGCCTTCTTAGTTTTACCAACCCTACAGAACCCTCGAATCAAACTTGTACATGGGATTATATCAGGTATATCTCCATGAGAAACCATATTCTCAAGAAACACTAATCCTTCCTCTAATTCCCCATTTCTAACTAATCGACGAAGATGATTATTACTTTGAAAATCTTCATAACTATTCTTTGAATACATGGAATTCAAATGACCATTATCACTCAAATGAGTGTTACTTGGTGTTGGCAACTTCCCATTAGAACCATCCATTGCTAAAACAGGGTTAGGGTTTCTTCTGTACTTTCTATAAGGGTTATTAGATTTTCCCACATCACAATCAGAagataaaacacaaaaacaagcATTATTAAACCCTAGAGAGCTAACCCTGAAGGTATCTTTATGGACACAGTTGTTAACTGATGAAAAGCCTAGTTTTATAGGTAAAACTGAGTCCATAGTTTTTCCTTTATTTCTAATTTGAAACAGAATTGAACACTTTGTTGTACTAAATTTTCTTAATTGCTGAGGAGAAACAAAATGAACTACAGGGGAGATAAGAGGAAAAGAGGGATAtgtaagaaaatgaataaatgAAACCAAAATAGTCAATGGTTATAGAGAGTATAAGAGGGAGAGCTTACTCTGTAATGGTGAGGAGAGTTATGGAAGAATGGGCAGCCATGGAGGCTCTGTTTCTATGAGGAAGTGAGAGAGAAAGGGTTTAGAGAGGGGTTACCTCCGTTTCTTATCCAATACTGTGTGTTGcccaaatttcatgaaggggctAGGGTCTAGGGATGCTGGCTGCCAGTGAATGTATCCGGTCGGGTTATTATTTTTTAATGGGCTGATCTAAATGGGGTAGAAATGGGCCGATATAGAGGGTGTTTGTTCCCAACCCTAGTTTCTGATTTTTTTGCTTGTAGAAATTAGAAGTTAGAGGATGTTATTTCTTACTTCTCAAGGCCTATTCCTAATTTAGGGGTGAGCATATGGCCCATAATCCGCGAATTTAATCGGGACCAACCGTATTTTTAACGATTGACGCACGGACTGTTCGTCAATGGGTTGGATGTggatgagatttttgaaatccaatggAATACAGATTGggcccggatgcaaccttgaaaatccgttgcacatccatatccgttagatTAAGGACATTTCTATAATTTTTAGAAAATACATAGATAATTTAGGAATTCTTAAAGTGTTTActtggagtgttgtccatgaaacttttatatatatatatatatttatatatataatgtgtaagttttataagaagtcatctatatTCGTTTTATTTCTTCAAATCAACTCCATTGGATTATCTATACCCAATCCGCTCATCCGTGCatccgttggatgttggattggatgcggatgccaaatttaaaATCCGTAATGGATTGCATTGGATGCTTATGAGGTAAAATCCGGCctataccggcccatgctcacccctaattcCTATGCGCATGGGTAAAAAAACTTGCTTGATATACCAGGTAACATGACAAACGAGTAgtgccactatgggaaaaccactGAGAGACAGAGTTTCTAGTGAACGAAATTCATTAAATCGTTGGCGATAATGTGAATATAGATGGCGTAGTAGATTCCACCACTCGATTTGCATCTTATCGCTCGTTTGACACTATATCGCTCAACGACTGTTTCCCCCCCATTTTTCTATATATGCGCCCATATATTTCTTCAAATCACTCACACCTACTTCTACGTATATTTTACcaatttttgtatttgtatccGCAATTTAAAATCATTAATGAAgagatccaatgaagagaggaATGTTATTATGAATCGGTTTAGTTTACAAGAAGAAATGCATCAGAAgaggttgcaagaacttgacGACAGGAAGttgaagataataaactaatcgaCACTCTGATGCTCATACATTCGGGCTaaatacctagagttccagagccaaaagaagtattctcaagaatATATATgtatcgagggagggaattttaccatcagaaactaatgcacgattattttcttcccaattgtgtgtactctgatcaaaattttcaaggtcgaTTCTACATGCCTTGAAGATTTTTGTCGAGtggaacctcaatttaattatcagtttgatgcactgaatattagaggtcatagtcctgaacaaaagttacttcggctttaaggattctaggttatgacAGACCATCGGATGTgaacgatgagtaccttcgtatAGGTAAAAAAACTTCATTCACTTGCATTTTATTGTTTtgtgaagtaatgattaatcattttggtccaacatatttacgaaaaccaaccgagaaagatgttagacaaatattgagggagaatAAGGAATGGAGAttcccaggaatgctaggtagtcttgattgTATGCATTGGGCATGGAAAGGATGCCCTGTTTATTGGAccggtcaatataagggtcattatccaaatcCAATTGTTATCCTTGAAGttgctgcttcttatgattgttggatatgacacgctttttttgttcttcttatgaTTTAGCCACAAAGAGGCGTGCCTGCAAGAAATTATGCTCAAATGACTAGTTACATTCAGAACCAGAACTTGTATGACAATTTAAGAGAAGATTAGAAAGTGAATCTTTGGGCAGAGTATGGAAGAGCGGTGGACGTAATTATGAAGTTATGTATTATAGTTTAATCATTAAgttatgtattttggtttaattattaagttatgtattttagTCCTGAGATTAAGTTGATTAGTTTAAGTTAATGAGCGAAACTTGTTTAATTAGATtgcaacaacatttcaaattaatcaacttttcatttcaaactaatattaagtagaatgaaataacaacatatcaaattaaaattCAACACTTCAAATTAGAACTTAAATTAATACATCAATTATCAAGAGGTTCTACTACATCGaactcatcctcatcatcatcaccaccaagtTGGTTGTTATTAAATCCATCTTGTTATTCAATCTGTGCTTGAATCCTGTCAAATTCGATTTTCCACAAATGTTTTTGCCGGGGGTTCATAATTGAAGTGTCAGCTTGAAGAATattatgcttgtcatagtcatTCACAAATTTTTCTTTAGATAGGCGACTTTTCTTACTCTCACTGTTTTGAAATTTTCTATCAACTGCTCTTTGCTTATCGACGGTCTTCTAAtgttccataaacttcgccaTGTTAAATCCATCGGAACTTCCTTCTTCATGAACTAATTTTCTAGCCAGTCTTTCATTATTCCTCCCTAGAAATTTTCTCTTACCATCATCATTTTTGAGAACTAAGTTGACATTTGGGTTTTTTGGGGTATCgggtgaagaatttgatggatCTGCTATAATGGGTGCTAAAATGGCAAAATCAGCTATttgacatgtgcataggaataggcctaagtaTCTTGTTTGGATACCACTTAAAAAATGTCGTAGATTGTTGGCTTCTGGAAATAAAAAAGTTAGAATTTTGTTTGGGTATACAATTTGAGAGTAACTTCTAGAATCTAGGTATAAAGAAATTAACCTTATGTAAAGAAATGTTTTTACTTCTGGAGAAGTTGAAGTGCTTAACTTCTGTGTATCCAATAACTATCAATACATCTCTATATCAGTGGTAAGTGGGAACTGAAACAAGATATTAGGGAATCCATTTCTCTTACACGCTTGAGTGTTAATTTGACACGTTGACTTTGATCGATTAAGTAGTAACAGATGATCCCATAACATCTGGATTGGAAAAGACGTGAATTTTAGGTGTTGCATAAGCTTCAATATAAAATTGTTGCAACAATATAAATCAGATAACAAACCATAAATGACATGAAAGAATTACCATAGTAGAGAAAATTTCCATTAACACGAAGAAATATGTCGGAAGATAAGTACAGTCCAGTAataacgaagaaaaaaaatcaatggatgaaataacaataacaaaaaaaaagtaatccTTGATCAGAAGTTTTTGTGAAAGCATAGATGTTCTAAAGAGAGCTTATACCCTTGAGGTTACATCCTGCTATCCCGCCTATATGGGTCAAGATCCAGACTCAGCAAGGATCTAATCCCTCGGGGTTATGACATAAACCACAGCATATCCAACCCTGACGCACAACTATTGCATGTCAAAAGCATCACACCCACCACGACACTGTACAAACTATAATCTTAATGTATACCACTATACTACCCCATTATGAGCATCACCAAGTTACAATACTACAACATATTATTAGAAAAAGGCTCTAAACCATGTTATGAAATAATGGAGTAAAGTTTAACAAGCTACAAATCCGGCAAACACCACCATCAAAGTATATAGATACAATAAATCCCATGAAGCTAGTCTTTGGCGCATGTATTATGATGAGATCAAATTTGATGCTTGTAGGTACAGAAAACCTACTCGCCACGTGGTCGAACGAGATGGCACGAAATGGACGAGTAAATCTCATCAAAAGATCTTTTAACCATCTTGGAGGATAAATGTCAGTGATAAGTCAAATCAAACTGTCATAGCTACTTTTATGAAAATTGGATATGCGAAGTACGAAAACTCTCTCGTGAAAATAGATATGTGAAATAAATAGCAAAGAAGAGTGCCTCGAAAAAATCAGTAGACGAGATAAAGACAACTGAATGAAGAAACAGTTAGCAAATAAGAGGTTGCGAAGCGAAGGGAATGATAgttcttgaagaagatgaattgttGAACAAGAAATCCAAACAGCTGTACCGACAAGTCACCAGGTTATCGGCGAAAGAGAGGGAAAAACTTCATTGAAAATGGATCAGGGGAAGCAAAAGAGTAGAATCACGTGGATTGTGTGACTATCTACGAAGTAAAAATGAGATGTACTCCACTAtttagttttcctataaatagagaactTAGATTATTGTAAAGGGGGTTAGATAATTTGTACTCAGAGAGATTATGTTGAGACAAAGTAAGTTAGGGTTCTTGTGAATTTGTATACTTGTATtatcatcaccataatcattttatTTCATAATAAGAAGAACTCTGATTTGAATACCTTAAACATGTCTTAGAGTTTGAGTAATTTATCCTTTGGATATGTTgttggatttccagtagttacattttggcgctagaaacaggggaaTTGGGTTGAGAGTTTACGCTCACCTGAGATCTAGAATTGGGTTTTGTTATTGAAATATTTTAATAAGTTATTCATATTTTAGCTGAACATAATATATGGTTTCAAGAGTCTTAGAATTTCATTCATGTTCGAGATCTGAAAACAACATAGTCTTTGAGTTttcttgagaattttattttgattttcaaaggaaAGTTCATTCTAGGGTTCATAACAAAGTTAACTTTATTAGTTAAGATTTATAAACAATATAGTGAATTAAGAGTTGATTTGAAAGCATCATTTGAAGTTGTCTAATGGCAAGAGTACCAAATAGAGAAAAACACATAATAACAGCAAGAAAAAGTAAACGTTTAgaagcaagaagaggaggaagaatggaGGTAGGAGAAACTTCAGTTGCAGGAGGAAGGCGTGGCAGGATTCAGAAACAAAACGGATATCCAAATGGAAACAAATTCCGGGAAGTGAAAATACGGGAGTCTAGcaaccacatccaacaattcgtttggcaatctgagaggacttacttcaatacactttctagagaatcaactagacagtcagactcaatctagaataaagtatatcaaagagtttaatatctctaactcttaattcaatccgcaatcaacaaacagAAATCggcgagcccgattaaatataaaaGAATTACTtgaaccaatgttcaagtgtcaatcaataaccaaaggctggatattctaattgattgatcttaacgcacaacctgtgatattttaattatacaaaaaaatataatgcggaaaagaaataacacagacaccagaattttgttaacgaggaaaccgcaaatgcagaaaaaccctgggacctagtccagattgaacaccacactgtattaagccgctacaaacactagcctactaccaattaacttcggactggactgtagttaaatcctaatcagtctcacactgattcaaggtacagttgcgctccttacatctctgatcccagcaggatactacgcacttgattcccttagatgatcacacccacaactaagagtttctacgacccaaagtctaagacttgataaacaaattcgtctcacacagaaaagtctataggattgaataaatctgtctcccacagaaatacccaagagtttttgtttcgtcttttgataaatcaaggtgaacaggaaccaattgataaaccagacttttattcccgaagaacaacctagtattatcaatcacctaacaataaacttaatcgactagcgaaacaagttattgtggaatcacaaacgatgagacgacggTGTttgtgattgttagagcattgctcggtcgaactcgcgtgcgttgctatctcaagcatgtttgtcaatgttagtgatcaaaactataagtcttgatttctagtctattatagataagtctcggactaggatataaagtgtagttgagctcaaggacttcatggcgattcatcatacaagtagaagaactactcaaggaaccgatggaacttctcgacaaaaaggtatgtgaagacttgaacttatctatcactcaaaagtctatttactctatctcctactatttgagacaagaagttgtatgctatatatatagactttattatacacatttggtatttcgatccgagtatacctcgcctatctatatctaaaaatatgagttggtaagcttttcgctttaaccaagtttatcgttaccatgtgacgaaagtcatgatatgtttcaatcatcttgagaaTTGATTttacgagaaatagtgtaacaactatataacgtctgagacatctataaataggataggaatcaagacttatagttttgatcactaacattgacaaacattcttgagatagcagcgcatgcgagttcgaccgagcagtgctctaacaatctcctcctttgtcaattttagtgacaaaactatcaatacatatggattacaaaataaacaaaaattgtagtttctcatccaaatgcttgatctccttggcatcttcaacgcgaatcGAAATCtttgttacttccaagtactccatgatcctaaaggttgtaagttcagcatcatagttgttacgataacaatgagaaaacaaatgctaaCAATCAtccttatacagtgtcatagtattattacacaacatcaaagttcaattgtatcacaactttgacaacaacactatggtgatatgtatcactccaccttagtcaatacttcatctcgacatgaaaaccactcccccttacataatgatccataaaccatatgtatttgtagtatcacacaacacattaattctccccctttttgtcgatataaattggcaaaggtacgaaaactagtgggatcctcatgaaattttcatatagatacttcatgaccaaaagagaataccatatcaacttatttagatgccatcataaggccgaagctaaatgcattcatcaaggagtttgtaaagatacaagattacccctataatattccatagcttcactccccacaaagatttggcaattaagcacaagttcaaaaataactctcccccataaaacgtcattcccgaaagaacaacaaaggcgaccttactttcacaagaaagaaggatttctttggacataaccaaatcacatgaaaacatgaatttgattccaaagtattcaattgatttattcataaaagaattcatgattaatccaatcaaaATGCACaactgaattaaccacaagaaaacccatgattaattcaattggaattacacaactaaactaaccacaagaaagcgatcaattcaattggttatgctcgtcataagaaaacttacagagcaacactaaactgaccacaagagaatgatcaattcgattggtcatgctcaaacataagaaaacttatggatcaacacagtatatgcacaaaaatgtggatcggagatcgaccaatactgttgaatagacaaggattcattctattttccatcactattttcacaatgacgtACAATACAATAtacgtaaacaaaagttttatcctttcttccataaaaacaatgacataaaaggcttcaACTTTTgtaaagtcaaaagttcattctatcttctattaaTACTTTCATGACGACATAATAAAGATAAATTTTGACCATAACTATTTGTACTCCTTATGGATCTAACATATGTAGCGGTTTAATTGAAAGAAAGTCATTCAAGGCTAAACATAAGAGTTGTTACAACTATTAAAAGTTTCAAAGATAGATCATCACAAGGAGTTCAGCAAATAAAGATATTGCAAATACAAAAATTAATCACTCAGCCCATCATAATCCATTTCAATTTCATAGCATTTTTCAGTCAATTCAGGGTGAGTTGTCTGAGCATAGTCCAACTTCTCCTTCAAGACTTCATTTTATTGCTGAAGACGAATAAGTTCAGAGCTGGGTGCTGCAGGAGTTCTGGCTATCTTTCTGACGCTATTCATGGAAAATACTTTTGGTCCTCCAAGATTGGTTCCAACAGCAACAATGTCAAATTGACTGCAAATCCTTGAGATAAGACAAGAAAAACTCGGAGTCTTCTTTGAAATTTGTCTGACTCATCTGACGAACAATAAGTCCATAAAAGTCAATATTTCTCCCTTCCACAACATAGTACACCAATTCTGCAAGAGGTCTGGTCCACAGTTGTCTGTCAATTGTGTTGGGCATCGGGTTAGCTACCAGAAGTTTTCCATTGACACTGAGGAACAAATAAGCATCATGAAAATAAATTTTCCCTTCGTGCCGAGGAGCATTCTTACTCATGAGAAGGTCTGAGAACGCCTCAGTAGAAGGTCTCAAATTCTCAGGAGGAGGCAAGAGAAGATCACCAGTAAGAGGCAAGCACATCAATTCAACAATTATTTGTCGGTTTACAATAAAAGTTCTTCCCTCGACAATAGTTTTGAAGGATCAGTTGACAGTATCAGACTCATGAAGGTTTGCACAAAATTGAGCAGTTAGCTCCATGTATGCAGTTCCCATGGGACGATGAACAATACCCCATTCATGATTTTCAAAGAACCTAGATAGACCATCTACCTTGAGAACAGAGGGATTGTAAATCCTTTCCATGATAGGTTTCTTAGTACTATATTCCACATAGTAATACGATTAAAGAACCAAATTCTTAAGCTCGGGTCAAGGAATTCTTCTCCACGATTTTGAGTACCCGAACTCTCACCACGATTAGTTCTCTTCCTAGAAAATATTTCTGGTAAAGAAGTGAATGAGAAgtttgagaaacttacttggTTCATGAACTGATAACAATGGTGAAGTACCAAAACTGCACCACGGAGGAAAACGAACACCAACCCCTGAAGTAGTTTTTCGTTTTGATCCCAAAAAGGCCAAGAGCGCTCAAAGAGGTTGAGAACCAAGGTTGATGGGAATCAAAGAAGAATGAACTGTTGGGTTTTTCCTTTTCGTACACGAactgaagaagaaaaggaagagaaAGACGTGGAGAACGAAGAGAACACTCTCTCTTTTCTAAGTGATAGCGGTGGAACCCGAACTAGTTTACACACGTCCTGGAACACGATTTTAAAATGGAAGGATAGGCTTAGGGTATGCGAACCGCACGTGTGCTGACAAGGGCATGTTTGTTTTTTGTGGATAAAAAGGAAACCATATTCAGAGTAGAACTCAACGAATATTCTTACAAACGACCAACATAGTCAATCAACAATGAAGTATACAACACCATGGCACCAATAGAGAGCCTCCTTCCAGCAGCTCTTACATCTTACAGTATTGGAGAAAACCCGAggaattttttctttagatttttcgaAGAACCTCCAGAGAGCAcaataaaaattgtatttctgatTTCATAGATTCAACCTTATGAGAAAtaatttctgcagatagtttttagtattgcaaagggaaactcttttgataaaaatagacGTCCTTGCTTCTTTAATGAAGACAATACTATTATCTTGATAGTAAGTGTCAGGAATTGAGTactgaatcaattcatgctttagggtgatatactcagatgactgagatttagaCTCCTCTTGTAAATCGTTTAGTTTATTACAACTgattggattacacagaggaggagcagTGCTCCTACTGattaaccaatcaatatcaacctAAACATGACTAttgttcatcataacttgatttagcctgtcaaaaGACTCTTGTTCATTCTGGAGATATAGATCAACGTCAGATGATATGCTTTCAAGTCTCTTTACAATTCCTGAAagaacttcaagggattttaaacctggtggaggtttagacagAATTTCTTAAACGGATTTAATTATATCATACATGGAAGCAActtctggaatccctggatctggtggtgcatttatcgAGATATCAAttatgtccatatcagatcgctacaaacatagacttgtaaggtctttaacgtgttttccttctctgataccaattgaaaatgcgggggtctaaaaaccacaccctaCAATTCGTTTGGccatatgagaggacttactccaatacactttctagaaaatcaactagacagtcagactcaatctagaataaggtatatcaaagagtttaatatctataactcttaattcaatccgcaatcagcaaatagaaatctgcgagcccgattgcaTATAAGataattacttgaacggtaccaaagaccaatgttcaagtgtcaatcaatgtaaatcaacaaccaaaggttggatattctaattgattgatcttaacgcacaacatgtgatatttcaattatataacaaaatataatgcagaaaagaaataacacagacaccagaatt from Papaver somniferum cultivar HN1 unplaced genomic scaffold, ASM357369v1 unplaced-scaffold_118, whole genome shotgun sequence includes these protein-coding regions:
- the LOC113330571 gene encoding pentatricopeptide repeat-containing protein At1g09900-like, whose protein sequence is MDSVLPIKLGFSSVNNCVHKDTFRVSSLGFNNACFCVLSSDCDVGKSNNPYRKYRRNPNPVLAMDGSNGKLPTPSNTHLSDNGHLNSMYSKNSYEDFQSNNHLRRLVRNGELEEGLVFLENMVSHGDIPDIIPCTSLIRGFCRVGKTKKATRVLEILENSGAIPDVITYNVLISGYCKLGEIDNALNVLDRMSVPPDVVTYNTILRSLCDSGKLRQAMEVLDLQLQKECYPDVITYTILIEATCRESGVGQAMKLVDEMRSKGCKPDVVTYNVLINGICKEGRLDEAMKFLNNMPSYGCQPNVITHNIILRSMCSTGRWMDAEKLLSDMLRKGCSPSVVTFNILINFLCRKGLLGRAINILDKMPEHGCTPNSLSYNPLLHGFCKEKKMDRAIEYLDIMVSRGCYPDIVTYNTLLTALCKDGKVDVAVELLNQLGSKGCAPVLITYNTVIDGLSKMGNTERALELLEEMMAKGLQPDIITYSSLVAGLSREGKVDESIKLFHDLEGIGIRPNAITYNSVMLGLCKARQTVRAIDFLAYMVSKGCKPTEATYTILIEGIAYEGYANEALELLNELCRRGVVKRSSAQNVAVKM